A single window of Arcobacter venerupis DNA harbors:
- a CDS encoding ectoine synthase has translation MIVRDIRKEVIGTQKEVFAKNNQWVSRRMLLKDDGMGFSFHETIIKAHTKTHIHYQNHLEAVYCVGGEGKIEDLKTGITHDIYDGVMYALNNHDEHYLYGGNVDMRLICVFNPPIKGTENHDENGVYPLED, from the coding sequence ATGATAGTTAGAGATATAAGAAAAGAAGTAATTGGCACACAAAAAGAAGTTTTCGCAAAAAATAATCAATGGGTTAGTAGAAGGATGTTATTAAAAGATGATGGAATGGGATTTTCATTCCATGAAACAATAATAAAAGCTCATACAAAAACCCACATACACTACCAAAATCATCTAGAAGCAGTTTATTGTGTTGGTGGTGAGGGAAAGATTGAAGATTTAAAAACAGGAATAACCCATGATATTTATGATGGTGTAATGTACGCTTTAAATAACCATGATGAACACTATTTATATGGTGGAAATGTTGATATGAGGTTAATATGTGTATTTAATCCTCCGATTAAAGGAACTGAAAATCACGATGAAAATGGTGTTTATCCATTAGAAGACTAA
- the purL gene encoding phosphoribosylformylglycinamidine synthase subunit PurL, with protein sequence MQKQEMNLQEIALAHSLTLEEFENIKEILGREPNYVEIGIFSAMWSEHCSYKSSKKYLNGFPTKAPWVIQGPGENAGVIDIGDGYAAVFKMESHNHPSFIEPYQGAATGVGGILRDVFTMGARPIANMNSIRFASIEGNSETAQKHRFLLRGVVAGIGGYGNCMGVPTIGGETTFEECYAGNNLVNAFTIGLAKSDEIFLGKAEGLGNPVMYVGSKTGRDGLGGAVMSSAAFTEDSESKRPTVQVGDPFTEKLLLEACLELFKADLIIGIQDMGAAGLTSSSFEMAGRSGSGMIMHLDKVPAREEGMTPYDFMLSESQERMLICAKKGCEQGVIDIFEKWELDVAVIGEVTNTGNMELFWHGEKCAEVPVQPVSEQAPILDRPTAKPAYLDGIENITLDKEISNQVAFDDLFSDMEVVDKSWVYSQYDSMVQTNTIKGPGKLDGSSIRIKETGRALSMSADCNTRLCYINPELGAAAAVMESGRNVAMTGAVPKAITDCLNFGNPTNPEVMWQFAASCEGIKKACRELNTPVIGGNVSLYNETNGVGVFPTPSIAMVGVNEDANKVLPSCVQENGNILYILGETKSEFGASLYMKKMYGKVAGVHPEVNFEKELALWNTVIEANKLDLLKSAKDVNIGGIAVSASKMAVVGNKGIEISISLNDSKDIFSESLSRAIVEVRPENCEAFEKVAKSFNIECSKIGQVGGDKISINDIYKDLDKASFVYFNRFKQVIEQDL encoded by the coding sequence ATGCAAAAACAAGAGATGAACCTTCAAGAGATAGCACTTGCTCACTCTTTAACACTTGAAGAATTTGAAAATATCAAAGAAATTTTAGGAAGAGAACCAAACTATGTAGAAATTGGTATCTTCTCTGCTATGTGGTCTGAGCACTGCTCATATAAATCAAGTAAAAAATATTTAAATGGTTTCCCAACAAAAGCTCCTTGGGTTATTCAAGGTCCAGGTGAAAATGCCGGTGTTATTGACATTGGTGATGGATATGCTGCTGTATTTAAAATGGAATCACACAATCATCCAAGTTTTATTGAACCTTACCAAGGTGCTGCAACTGGAGTTGGAGGAATTTTAAGAGATGTATTTACAATGGGTGCTCGACCAATTGCAAATATGAATTCAATTAGATTTGCTTCAATTGAGGGAAATAGCGAAACTGCACAAAAACATAGATTTCTTTTAAGAGGTGTTGTTGCTGGTATTGGTGGATATGGTAACTGTATGGGAGTACCTACAATTGGTGGAGAAACTACTTTTGAAGAGTGTTATGCTGGAAATAATCTTGTAAATGCATTTACTATTGGACTTGCAAAATCTGATGAAATTTTCTTAGGAAAAGCAGAAGGTTTAGGAAATCCTGTAATGTACGTAGGCTCTAAAACAGGTCGTGATGGTCTTGGTGGAGCAGTTATGTCAAGTGCTGCGTTCACAGAAGATTCTGAATCAAAAAGACCAACTGTTCAAGTTGGAGATCCATTTACTGAAAAACTACTTTTAGAGGCTTGTTTAGAGTTATTTAAAGCTGATTTAATTATTGGTATTCAAGATATGGGAGCTGCTGGGCTTACTTCTTCTTCATTTGAAATGGCAGGACGTTCAGGTTCTGGAATGATTATGCATTTAGATAAAGTTCCTGCAAGGGAAGAGGGAATGACTCCTTATGACTTTATGCTTTCAGAATCTCAAGAAAGAATGCTTATTTGTGCTAAAAAAGGTTGTGAACAAGGTGTTATAGACATCTTTGAAAAATGGGAACTTGATGTTGCTGTAATTGGTGAAGTTACAAATACAGGAAATATGGAACTGTTCTGGCATGGTGAAAAATGTGCTGAAGTTCCTGTTCAACCAGTATCTGAACAAGCTCCTATTTTAGATAGACCAACTGCAAAACCAGCTTATTTAGATGGAATTGAAAATATCACTTTAGATAAAGAGATTTCAAATCAAGTTGCATTTGATGATTTATTCTCTGATATGGAAGTTGTTGATAAATCTTGGGTTTATTCTCAATATGATTCAATGGTTCAAACAAATACAATCAAAGGTCCAGGAAAACTTGATGGTTCATCTATTAGAATCAAAGAGACAGGACGTGCATTATCAATGAGTGCTGATTGTAATACTAGACTTTGTTATATTAACCCAGAATTAGGAGCAGCAGCTGCTGTTATGGAATCTGGAAGAAATGTTGCAATGACAGGAGCAGTTCCAAAAGCAATCACAGATTGTTTAAATTTTGGAAATCCTACAAATCCTGAAGTTATGTGGCAATTTGCTGCTTCTTGTGAAGGTATTAAAAAAGCTTGTAGAGAGTTAAATACTCCAGTTATTGGTGGAAATGTATCTTTATACAATGAAACAAATGGAGTGGGAGTTTTCCCAACACCTTCAATTGCAATGGTTGGAGTAAATGAAGATGCAAATAAAGTATTACCTTCTTGCGTGCAAGAAAATGGAAATATTTTATATATCTTAGGTGAAACAAAATCTGAATTTGGTGCTTCTTTATATATGAAAAAAATGTATGGAAAAGTTGCTGGTGTTCACCCAGAAGTAAACTTTGAAAAAGAGTTAGCTTTATGGAATACTGTAATTGAAGCAAATAAATTAGATTTATTAAAATCTGCAAAAGATGTTAACATCGGTGGAATTGCAGTAAGTGCTTCTAAAATGGCAGTTGTGGGTAATAAAGGAATTGAAATCTCTATTTCTTTAAATGATTCAAAAGATATATTCTCTGAGTCTTTAAGTAGAGCAATTGTTGAAGTAAGACCTGAAAATTGTGAAGCATTTGAAAAAGTTGCAAAATCTTTCAATATTGAGTGTTCAAAAATTGGTCAAGTTGGTGGAGATAAAATTTCTATCAATGATATTTATAAAGATTTAGATAAAGCTAGTTTTGTTTATTTCAATAGATTCAAACAAGTAATTGAGCAAGATTTATAA
- a CDS encoding phytanoyl-CoA dioxygenase family protein — MKDLYPSRAKEEKIIKRVDKTVYSKEKIGNYSLDEKELEVYEKNGFIIIPEAFSAKEIKKFRQELKQLELNEKLWKKEEFISEPNDNKLRTIFNQHLFSKIYKKLSKDPRILDKVMQILGSDVYIHHGRINVKRAYQGKSFPWHSDFETWHSEDGLPNCRCLSAWIMLTDNTQFNGPLYLIKESHKKFVSCKGTTPKDNYKKSLKKQEYGVPSIDAIKQLSKNDKLVSAIGKAGTLVLHDGNILHGSADNISPEDRTNIFFVYNSVKNTPVKPFASKSPRADFLCLKDFKPLKVNKD, encoded by the coding sequence ATGAAAGATTTATATCCATCAAGAGCAAAAGAAGAAAAAATTATAAAAAGAGTTGATAAAACAGTTTATTCAAAAGAAAAAATAGGTAACTACTCTTTAGATGAAAAAGAATTAGAAGTTTATGAAAAAAACGGTTTCATCATTATTCCTGAAGCCTTTTCAGCAAAAGAGATAAAAAAATTTAGACAAGAATTAAAACAATTGGAATTAAATGAAAAGCTTTGGAAAAAAGAAGAGTTTATCTCTGAGCCAAATGATAATAAATTAAGAACAATATTTAATCAACATCTATTTAGTAAAATTTATAAAAAATTATCAAAAGACCCAAGAATTTTAGATAAAGTCATGCAAATATTAGGAAGTGATGTTTATATTCATCATGGACGAATAAATGTCAAAAGAGCCTATCAAGGAAAATCTTTCCCATGGCATAGTGACTTTGAAACTTGGCATAGTGAAGATGGCTTGCCAAACTGTAGATGTTTATCAGCTTGGATTATGCTAACGGATAATACTCAATTTAATGGACCACTATATTTAATCAAAGAGAGCCACAAAAAGTTTGTTTCATGTAAAGGAACAACTCCCAAAGATAATTATAAAAAATCTTTAAAAAAACAAGAGTATGGAGTTCCAAGTATTGATGCTATAAAACAATTATCTAAAAATGATAAGCTTGTTTCAGCTATTGGAAAAGCTGGTACTCTTGTATTACATGATGGGAATATCCTTCATGGAAGTGCTGATAATATCTCTCCTGAAGATAGAACTAATATTTTCTTTGTTTATAATAGTGTAAAAAATACTCCTGTAAAACCTTTCGCTTCCAAATCTCCTAGGGCAGATTTTTTATGTTTAAAAGATTTTAAGCCTTTAAAAGTAAATAAGGATTAA
- a CDS encoding MerR family transcriptional regulator, with protein MALLDNDKDILPLSSISELLSAKIRTLKMYEEKGLLPQKNQKIKKLYSINDVKIIAFVHYLANIKKINANGIKYILEMISENMDEQNRNVFLEIVESKLENVSGNEIQDLESF; from the coding sequence ATGGCTTTACTTGATAATGATAAAGATATTCTTCCACTTAGTAGCATTTCTGAGCTTTTAAGTGCAAAAATTAGAACATTAAAAATGTATGAAGAAAAAGGTTTATTACCTCAAAAGAATCAGAAAATCAAAAAACTATACTCTATTAATGATGTTAAAATAATTGCATTTGTACACTATCTTGCAAATATAAAAAAAATAAATGCAAATGGAATTAAATATATTTTAGAAATGATAAGTGAAAATATGGATGAACAAAATAGAAATGTATTTTTAGAAATTGTTGAATCAAAACTAGAAAATGTCTCAGGAAATGAAATCCAAGATTTAGAATCATTTTAA
- a CDS encoding L,D-transpeptidase family protein: MLKLIIFLLISFNIYAQDLIKLYRYEGINSVEKEIENRLKDISYWQEYFQDKNVDYGYYEFKKYIILAQKDQAEVALFEKEGNDYKLLLRHGVITGENFGDKFTAGDKKTPIGAYELIEKKVGLDSFYGPFALVTSYPNVYDRSLDKQGYGIWIHGMPFNAQRENFTKGCIALDNVELEELDKKIDLNKTILLTSENEFKKATKQDMALIFSTIYKWKDAWKDSNIDEYLSFYSNDFKRADKSDFNAFKEQKNSIFAKKEQKTIRFSNMDVSPYPNSLGKNMYKVLMDEEYLSPAVRFYGKKELFLEIANNQVKILSED; encoded by the coding sequence TTGTTAAAATTAATAATTTTTTTATTAATTTCTTTTAATATATATGCACAAGATTTAATAAAATTATATAGATATGAAGGTATTAATTCTGTAGAAAAAGAAATAGAAAACAGATTAAAAGATATAAGCTATTGGCAAGAGTATTTTCAAGATAAGAATGTAGATTATGGGTATTATGAATTCAAAAAATATATAATATTAGCTCAAAAAGATCAAGCAGAAGTTGCACTTTTTGAAAAAGAGGGTAATGATTATAAATTATTATTGAGACATGGAGTTATAACTGGTGAAAACTTTGGGGATAAATTTACAGCAGGTGATAAAAAAACTCCTATTGGTGCTTATGAACTAATTGAAAAAAAAGTAGGCTTAGATAGTTTTTATGGACCATTTGCACTTGTAACTTCTTATCCGAATGTTTATGATAGAAGTTTGGATAAACAAGGTTATGGAATTTGGATTCATGGTATGCCTTTTAATGCTCAAAGAGAAAATTTCACTAAAGGTTGTATTGCATTAGATAATGTAGAGTTGGAAGAATTAGATAAAAAAATAGATTTGAATAAAACAATTTTATTAACAAGTGAAAATGAATTTAAAAAAGCAACAAAACAAGATATGGCATTAATATTTAGTACTATTTATAAATGGAAAGATGCATGGAAAGATTCTAATATTGATGAATATTTATCTTTTTATTCAAATGATTTTAAAAGAGCAGATAAAAGTGATTTTAATGCTTTTAAAGAACAAAAAAATTCAATATTTGCAAAAAAAGAGCAAAAAACAATTAGATTTTCAAATATGGATGTTTCTCCTTATCCAAATTCATTAGGAAAGAATATGTACAAAGTATTAATGGATGAAGAATATTTAAGCCCTGCTGTTAGATTCTATGGAAAAAAAGAGCTATTTTTAGAGATAGCAAATAATCAAGTAAAAATTCTATCGGAAGATTAA
- the ectB gene encoding diaminobutyrate--2-oxoglutarate transaminase has protein sequence MRIFENLESEVRGYIRSFPTIFKKAKGAILTDEQGVEYIDFFAGAGTLNYGHNNEHISKALIEYLQEDGIVHGLDMATTAKKEFLQTFENLILKPRNLEYKLQFTGPTGTNAVETALKLARLVKGRSNIVAFTNGYHGLSQGSLAVTGNNEYRDESYISRTNATFMPFDGYFGDMNTLTYFRKFLEDGSSGVDLPAAVILETIQGEGGINVASKEWLQELEAICREFDILLIIDDIQVGNGRSGEFFSFEFAGINPDMVTLSKSIGGGLPMALLLFKPHLDQWKPGEHTGTFRGNNLAFVASKVSLDHYWQNDNISKAVFYKEIILKEALEKIALKYKDDYEIEIRGRGLVYGFEIKNDKSMASDISAFAFQEQLIIETCGSENQVVKFLPPLLIDEELLIEGLKRFENALDRLVQERKNNLKGEF, from the coding sequence ATGAGAATATTTGAAAATTTAGAATCAGAAGTAAGAGGTTATATTAGAAGTTTCCCCACAATATTTAAAAAAGCAAAGGGCGCAATATTAACAGATGAGCAAGGGGTTGAATATATTGACTTTTTTGCAGGAGCAGGAACTTTAAATTATGGACATAATAATGAACATATAAGTAAAGCATTGATTGAATATTTGCAAGAAGATGGAATTGTTCATGGTCTTGATATGGCGACTACTGCAAAAAAAGAGTTTTTACAAACTTTTGAAAATTTAATATTAAAACCTAGAAACCTTGAATATAAACTCCAATTTACAGGTCCAACTGGAACAAATGCTGTTGAAACTGCATTAAAACTTGCACGTCTTGTAAAAGGAAGAAGTAATATTGTTGCATTTACAAATGGTTACCATGGACTTTCACAAGGTTCATTAGCAGTTACAGGAAATAATGAATATAGAGATGAGAGTTATATTTCAAGAACAAACGCAACTTTTATGCCATTTGATGGATATTTTGGAGATATGAATACATTGACATATTTTAGAAAATTTCTAGAAGATGGAAGTAGTGGTGTGGATTTACCAGCTGCTGTTATACTTGAAACTATTCAAGGTGAAGGTGGAATAAATGTAGCTTCAAAAGAGTGGTTGCAGGAACTTGAAGCAATTTGTAGAGAGTTTGATATTTTATTAATAATTGATGATATTCAAGTTGGAAATGGAAGAAGTGGAGAGTTTTTCTCTTTTGAATTTGCAGGAATAAATCCTGATATGGTAACCCTGTCAAAATCAATTGGAGGAGGACTTCCAATGGCTTTATTATTATTCAAGCCACATTTAGACCAATGGAAACCTGGAGAACACACAGGAACATTTAGAGGAAATAATCTTGCATTTGTTGCTTCAAAAGTTTCACTAGATCATTATTGGCAAAATGACAACATTTCTAAAGCTGTATTTTATAAAGAAATTATTTTAAAAGAAGCTTTAGAAAAAATTGCCCTTAAATATAAAGATGATTATGAAATTGAAATTAGAGGAAGAGGATTAGTTTATGGTTTTGAAATAAAAAATGATAAATCAATGGCTAGTGATATTTCTGCTTTTGCATTTCAAGAACAATTAATTATCGAAACTTGCGGAAGTGAAAACCAAGTTGTTAAATTTTTACCTCCTTTATTAATTGATGAAGAATTACTAATTGAAGGACTTAAAAGATTTGAAAATGCATTGGATAGATTAGTGCAAGAAAGAAAAAATAATTTAAAAGGAGAATTTTAA
- the amt gene encoding ammonium transporter, whose amino-acid sequence METFKELDLFWILVSGFLVFMMQLGFSLVETGVVRTKNTINVAMKNLIDTVFSIMFFWLFGFGLMFGLDNYGLIGTDKFLIDGKDLHLNGFFFFQAMFAATAITIVSGAVAERIKFNGYIVVAIIVSAIIYPIFGHWAWSENGWLKALGFIDFAGSTVVHSLGGWIGLAGAIVLGPRLGKFRKGKVVYFAPSNHNFIVFGVFILFFAWFGFNAGSLLAFDPAVTSILINTLLAGVFGGFSAWIITLFSKDKVGVEIFSFGIIAGLVGITAGCFEFTTTQSAFVGFLSSFIMHYADIFLTKKLKIDDPLSVVAIHGFVGAWGTIAVGFFAKLPENFTRLHFIYIQSLGVVVAFLFTFISGLLIFLFLRKINLLRVRKKHEVLGLNRSEHNARLPWVDTIQSIIQIMKTGNVDRKIYEERDTEIGIVSRFFNYLLNMLKQKNAELKKSNTNLSVKAYHDNLTKILNRNGLLKKLSEKNNNYILAIIDIDKFKTINDTYGHDVGDYVLRDLAAIISNKIRTTDIFARWGGEEFILVLDTTDLLQAQNITDNLRKEVENSKFKTVDKITVSIGVSEFKTKNDTFESVFKKADEALYQAKTNGRNRVYVY is encoded by the coding sequence TTGGAAACTTTTAAGGAATTAGACCTATTTTGGATACTTGTAAGTGGATTTTTAGTCTTTATGATGCAACTTGGTTTTTCTTTAGTTGAAACGGGTGTGGTAAGAACTAAAAATACTATAAATGTAGCTATGAAGAACCTTATTGATACAGTATTTAGTATTATGTTCTTTTGGCTTTTTGGTTTTGGACTTATGTTTGGTCTTGATAATTATGGACTAATAGGTACAGATAAGTTTTTAATAGATGGTAAAGATTTACACTTAAATGGCTTTTTCTTTTTTCAAGCAATGTTTGCAGCAACTGCAATAACCATTGTGTCAGGAGCAGTAGCTGAAAGAATAAAATTTAATGGTTATATTGTTGTGGCAATTATCGTAAGTGCAATAATTTATCCTATTTTTGGACATTGGGCTTGGAGTGAGAATGGTTGGCTTAAAGCATTAGGTTTTATAGATTTTGCTGGCTCTACAGTTGTGCATTCACTTGGAGGTTGGATTGGACTTGCTGGTGCAATAGTTTTAGGGCCAAGACTTGGGAAATTTAGAAAAGGAAAAGTTGTATATTTTGCTCCAAGTAATCACAATTTTATCGTTTTTGGAGTGTTTATTCTATTTTTTGCTTGGTTTGGATTTAATGCGGGAAGTTTATTAGCTTTTGATCCAGCTGTTACATCAATTTTAATAAATACTTTATTAGCAGGTGTTTTTGGTGGTTTTTCTGCTTGGATAATTACGCTATTTAGTAAAGATAAAGTTGGTGTTGAAATTTTTAGTTTTGGAATAATCGCAGGACTTGTGGGAATTACAGCTGGATGTTTTGAATTCACTACAACTCAATCTGCTTTTGTTGGTTTTTTATCTTCTTTTATAATGCACTATGCTGATATTTTCTTAACAAAAAAGTTAAAAATTGATGATCCTTTAAGTGTTGTAGCAATTCACGGCTTTGTTGGTGCGTGGGGAACAATAGCAGTTGGTTTTTTTGCAAAATTACCTGAAAATTTTACCAGATTACATTTTATCTATATTCAATCATTAGGTGTAGTTGTAGCTTTTCTTTTTACTTTTATTTCAGGATTACTAATATTTTTATTCTTACGTAAAATTAATCTGCTAAGAGTAAGAAAAAAACATGAAGTTTTAGGTTTAAATAGAAGTGAACATAATGCAAGATTACCTTGGGTAGATACTATTCAAAGTATTATTCAAATAATGAAAACAGGAAATGTAGATAGAAAAATTTATGAAGAAAGAGATACAGAAATTGGTATAGTTTCAAGATTTTTCAACTATTTACTAAATATGCTAAAACAAAAAAATGCTGAATTAAAGAAATCAAATACTAATTTATCAGTAAAAGCATATCATGATAATTTAACAAAAATTTTAAATAGAAATGGTCTTTTAAAAAAATTATCTGAAAAAAACAATAACTATATCTTAGCAATTATTGATATTGATAAATTCAAAACTATTAATGACACTTATGGTCATGATGTTGGGGATTATGTGTTAAGGGATTTAGCAGCAATTATTTCAAATAAAATTAGAACAACAGATATTTTTGCAAGATGGGGAGGTGAAGAGTTTATTCTAGTTTTAGACACTACTGATTTACTTCAAGCACAAAATATTACAGATAATTTAAGAAAAGAAGTTGAAAATTCAAAGTTTAAAACAGTAGATAAAATAACAGTTTCAATTGGAGTTAGTGAATTTAAAACAAAAAATGATACATTTGAAAGTGTATTTAAAAAAGCTGATGAAGCACTTTATCAAGCAAAAACGAACGGAAGAAATAGAGTATACGTTTATTAA
- a CDS encoding peptidoglycan DD-metalloendopeptidase family protein, producing the protein MKKIILTIIIFFNFLYSAQVEELNWPRGESFLTFLDKYSISQKLYFDLEKEDQELCSEITADNRYYLYTDDDGKLNQVLIPISDDIQIHVYKDNKNEYKFETLPINYTEYTELIAIEITESVSQDIANATGDVTLAAMLKSVFSQGVNFRKMKKGDFIALEYSQKVYLGRPFGMPDLKAAMVEIAGTPFFRFKNSKDDKYYDEKGTGFSKSYFFQIPINYTRISSQFTNKRWHPVLKRFRAHLGTDFAAPVGRTIYAAADGRIEFSGEKGGYGKTTIINHNNGYKTLYAHQSNWAKGISQGKTVKKGELIGYVGTSGLSSGPHLHLGLYKNGTAVDPLSVITKPNVDGLDGKERASFLANTKIIQKKFEDQINSKNRTIPTKLDRTTDRSDVNIL; encoded by the coding sequence ATGAAAAAAATCATCCTAACAATTATTATATTTTTTAATTTTTTATACTCAGCTCAAGTTGAAGAACTAAATTGGCCAAGAGGAGAAAGTTTTTTAACTTTTTTAGATAAATACTCCATTTCTCAGAAATTATATTTTGATTTAGAGAAAGAAGACCAAGAATTATGTTCAGAAATAACAGCAGATAATAGATACTATTTATACACTGATGACGATGGAAAACTAAATCAAGTTTTAATTCCAATTTCAGATGATATTCAAATACATGTTTACAAAGACAATAAAAATGAATACAAATTTGAAACACTTCCAATAAATTATACAGAATATACTGAACTTATTGCAATTGAAATCACTGAATCTGTATCTCAAGATATAGCTAATGCAACTGGTGATGTTACATTAGCAGCAATGTTAAAATCAGTTTTTTCGCAAGGTGTAAATTTTAGAAAAATGAAAAAAGGTGATTTTATTGCCTTAGAATATTCACAAAAGGTTTACCTTGGACGACCATTTGGAATGCCTGATTTAAAAGCTGCAATGGTTGAAATTGCAGGAACACCTTTTTTTAGATTTAAAAATTCAAAAGATGATAAATATTATGATGAAAAAGGAACGGGATTTAGTAAATCTTATTTTTTCCAAATTCCTATAAATTATACAAGAATCTCTAGTCAATTTACAAATAAACGTTGGCATCCCGTTCTAAAAAGATTTAGAGCACATTTAGGTACAGACTTTGCAGCTCCTGTTGGAAGAACAATATACGCAGCAGCAGATGGAAGAATTGAATTTTCTGGTGAAAAGGGTGGTTATGGAAAAACTACAATAATAAATCATAATAATGGTTATAAAACACTTTATGCTCATCAAAGTAACTGGGCAAAGGGCATTTCACAAGGTAAAACTGTTAAAAAAGGTGAATTAATAGGTTATGTTGGAACTTCTGGTCTTAGTTCTGGCCCGCACTTACATTTAGGTTTATATAAAAATGGAACTGCTGTTGATCCCTTATCTGTAATTACAAAACCAAATGTTGATGGATTAGATGGCAAAGAAAGAGCTAGTTTCCTTGCAAATACAAAAATAATCCAGAAAAAATTTGAAGATCAAATAAATAGTAAAAATAGAACTATTCCTACAAAATTAGATAGAACAACAGATAGAAGTGATGTAAATATATTATAA
- the ectA gene encoding diaminobutyrate acetyltransferase: protein MNSSILFRKPQKNDAKEIVNLIQSSGTLDLNSEYLYLLQSTHFNETCSVAVYNNEIIGFVSGYLVPNEEEKLFIWQVAVSSKFRGQNLALKIIIDIFNRNKSKKVIKYILSTVSPSNKSSQRVFEKVANHLNTKIKNKTLFSIDDFIDSHEEEVQYSIGPIEFNK from the coding sequence ATGAACTCCAGTATTTTATTTAGAAAACCGCAAAAAAATGACGCAAAAGAAATTGTTAACTTAATCCAATCAAGTGGAACTCTCGATTTAAACTCCGAATATCTCTATTTACTTCAATCAACTCACTTTAATGAAACTTGTAGTGTTGCTGTTTACAACAATGAGATAATAGGTTTTGTTTCAGGCTATTTAGTTCCAAATGAAGAAGAAAAACTTTTTATTTGGCAAGTTGCAGTTTCTAGTAAATTTAGAGGTCAAAATTTAGCACTTAAAATTATTATAGACATATTTAATAGAAATAAGTCAAAAAAAGTTATTAAATATATCCTATCAACAGTATCTCCAAGCAACAAATCTTCACAAAGAGTTTTTGAAAAAGTTGCAAACCATCTAAATACAAAAATAAAAAATAAAACTCTTTTTTCAATAGATGATTTTATAGATAGCCATGAAGAAGAAGTTCAATACTCAATTGGACCAATAGAATTCAACAAATAA